In Providencia zhijiangensis, a single window of DNA contains:
- a CDS encoding YjaA family stress response protein, with product MADFYLQIRTNSMTLKNLDTHEERSATGEFSVQRMVIGDFFKAEFVLYQLVCNMGLKVRRPFASKHRVLVQALEIIEGGVNMVEERLFSEIVYGAFNQRVKKVVVSRSPLPMPQREAKALLTA from the coding sequence ATGGCTGATTTTTACCTGCAAATTCGAACCAATTCGATGACATTGAAAAATCTCGACACCCATGAAGAACGCAGTGCAACGGGTGAGTTTTCAGTCCAAAGGATGGTTATCGGAGATTTTTTTAAAGCCGAATTTGTGCTGTATCAGTTGGTCTGCAATATGGGTCTAAAAGTCCGTCGCCCTTTTGCGTCGAAACATCGTGTTTTGGTTCAAGCCCTCGAAATTATTGAAGGTGGCGTGAATATGGTGGAAGAGCGCCTATTTAGCGAAATTGTTTACGGGGCATTTAATCAGCGAGTGAAAAAAGTGGTGGTGAGCCGATCACCACTGCCTATGCCTCAGCGAGAAGCGAAAGCCTTATTAACTGCATAA
- a CDS encoding DEAD/DEAH family ATP-dependent RNA helicase codes for MTTETDMSFADLGLSASILNALSDLGYEKPSPIQQQCIPLLLDGNDVLGMAQTGSGKTAAFGLPLLHNIDPDLKAPQILVLAPTRELAVQVAEALSDFSKHMNRVNVVALYGGQRYDVQLRALRQGPQVVVGTPGRLLDHLKRGTLDLSKLKGLVLDEADEMLRMGFIDDVENIMSQIPAEHQTALFSATMPEPIRRITRRFMKDPKEIRIQSSITTRPDIAQSYWTVYGMRKNEALVRFLEAEDFDAAIIFVRTKNATLEVAEALERNGYNSAALNGDMNQALREQTLERLKDGRLDILIATDVAARGLDVERISLVVNYDIPMDAESYVHRIGRTGRAGRAGRALLFVENRERRLLRNVERTMKLTIPEVELPDADVLSQRRQAKFAEQIQQQLESSDLDQYRSLLAKMSPSEDVDMETLAAALLKMAQGERALILPPDAPRRPRREFNDRDDRRGDRRDRNSNGNGFDRAERGDRGARRERRDVGDMEMYRIEVGRDDGVEVRHIVGAIANEADISSRYIGNIKLFGTHSTIELPKGMPSEVLTHLSRARVLNKPMQMQLIGDAQPFERRGGGERRGGPRREGGSEGGFGAGRRNDRGGDRDGRRSGGDREGFSGNRRGGNRDGGNRDRGNSAPRQDGTNAAPRRRSSSHNA; via the coding sequence ATGACGACTGAGACCGATATGTCTTTTGCTGATCTAGGTTTATCAGCATCTATTTTGAACGCACTAAGCGACCTGGGATACGAAAAACCATCTCCAATCCAGCAACAATGTATTCCATTGTTATTGGATGGTAATGATGTATTAGGTATGGCACAAACAGGTAGTGGTAAAACCGCTGCATTTGGTTTGCCATTACTGCATAACATCGACCCTGATTTAAAAGCGCCACAAATTTTAGTACTGGCACCGACACGTGAGTTAGCGGTGCAAGTTGCTGAAGCACTGAGCGATTTCTCTAAACACATGAACCGTGTCAACGTGGTTGCCTTATATGGCGGTCAACGTTATGACGTTCAACTTCGTGCATTACGCCAAGGACCACAAGTGGTTGTTGGTACTCCAGGTCGTCTGTTAGACCACCTGAAGCGCGGTACTTTAGATCTTTCTAAACTGAAAGGCTTAGTATTAGACGAAGCTGATGAAATGCTGCGTATGGGCTTCATCGATGATGTTGAAAACATCATGAGCCAGATTCCGGCAGAACACCAAACTGCGCTGTTCTCGGCAACAATGCCAGAACCAATCCGTCGTATTACTCGTCGCTTTATGAAAGATCCTAAAGAGATCCGCATTCAGTCGAGCATTACTACACGTCCAGATATCGCTCAAAGCTACTGGACTGTTTACGGCATGCGTAAAAATGAAGCGCTGGTACGTTTCTTAGAAGCTGAAGATTTCGATGCGGCGATTATTTTCGTTCGTACCAAAAACGCAACCTTAGAAGTTGCAGAAGCGCTTGAGCGTAATGGCTACAACAGTGCGGCACTGAATGGTGACATGAACCAAGCACTGCGTGAACAAACATTAGAGCGCTTAAAAGATGGTCGTTTAGATATCCTGATCGCAACTGACGTTGCAGCACGTGGTCTGGATGTTGAGCGTATCAGCTTAGTTGTTAACTACGACATCCCAATGGATGCGGAATCTTACGTTCACCGTATCGGTCGTACCGGTCGTGCGGGTCGTGCGGGTCGTGCATTACTGTTCGTTGAGAACCGTGAGCGTCGTTTACTGCGCAACGTTGAACGTACAATGAAACTGACTATTCCTGAAGTGGAATTGCCAGATGCTGACGTATTAAGCCAACGTCGTCAGGCGAAATTTGCTGAACAAATTCAACAGCAATTAGAAAGTAGCGACTTAGATCAGTACCGTTCACTGTTAGCGAAAATGTCTCCATCTGAAGATGTAGATATGGAAACTTTAGCAGCGGCATTACTGAAAATGGCTCAAGGCGAACGCGCTCTGATCCTGCCACCAGATGCACCGCGTCGTCCGCGTCGTGAATTCAACGACCGTGATGATCGTCGTGGCGACCGTCGTGACCGCAACAGCAACGGCAACGGTTTTGACCGTGCAGAGCGCGGCGACCGTGGTGCTCGTCGTGAGCGTCGTGATGTTGGCGATATGGAAATGTACCGTATCGAAGTGGGTCGTGATGACGGTGTTGAAGTTCGTCATATCGTTGGTGCGATTGCGAACGAAGCAGACATCAGCAGCCGCTACATTGGTAATATCAAACTGTTTGGTACTCACTCAACTATCGAGTTACCAAAAGGTATGCCAAGCGAAGTGTTAACTCACTTAAGCCGTGCGCGTGTACTGAACAAACCAATGCAAATGCAACTGATCGGTGATGCTCAACCATTTGAGCGTCGTGGCGGTGGCGAACGTCGTGGTGGCCCACGTCGTGAAGGCGGCAGCGAAGGTGGTTTCGGTGCAGGTCGTCGTAATGACCGTGGTGGCGATCGTGATGGTCGTCGTAGCGGTGGTGATCGCGAAGGCTTCAGCGGCAACCGTCGTGGTGGAAACCGTGATGGCGGCAACCGTGACCGTGGTAACTCTGCACCGCGCCAAGATGGCACCAATGCAGCACCACGTCGTCGTAGCAGCAGCCACAACGCATAG
- the btsR gene encoding two-component system response regulator BtsR → MNVLIVDDEPLARENVRCLLEEHDDIEIIGECANAIEAIGLIHKKKPDVVFLDIQMPRVTGLEMVRMLDPEERPHIVFLTAFNEFAIQAFEEHAFDYLLKPLEPERLAKTLARLRQNKLKQNLELLDNNEPLKFIPCTGHSRIYLMKLDDVQYVTSRMSGVYVMSTQGQEGFTELTLRTLEMRTPLVRCHRQYLVNMAQLREILFGDNGQAELVLCSGGHIPVSRRYLKPLKEALGLI, encoded by the coding sequence ATGAATGTATTGATCGTTGATGACGAACCCCTAGCACGTGAAAACGTGCGCTGCTTACTCGAGGAGCATGACGATATCGAAATTATTGGCGAGTGCGCCAATGCCATTGAAGCCATCGGTTTGATCCACAAAAAAAAGCCTGATGTGGTGTTTTTAGATATTCAAATGCCCCGAGTTACGGGATTAGAAATGGTGCGTATGCTCGATCCTGAAGAGCGCCCACATATTGTTTTTCTGACGGCATTTAATGAGTTTGCTATCCAAGCTTTCGAAGAGCATGCTTTCGACTATCTACTTAAACCCCTTGAACCAGAAAGATTGGCAAAGACTTTAGCTCGTTTACGCCAAAATAAACTGAAACAGAATCTCGAGCTTCTCGATAACAACGAACCGCTCAAATTTATTCCTTGTACCGGACACAGCCGCATTTATTTGATGAAATTAGATGATGTCCAATATGTCACTTCACGTATGAGCGGCGTGTATGTGATGAGTACCCAAGGACAAGAAGGCTTTACCGAATTAACCTTGCGCACATTAGAAATGCGTACGCCGTTAGTGCGTTGCCATCGTCAATATTTAGTGAATATGGCCCAGCTCAGAGAGATTTTATTTGGGGATAATGGACAAGCCGAATTGGTGCTATGCTCAGGTGGGCATATTCCCGTTAGCCGCCGCTATTTAAAACCGTTGAAAGAGGCGTTAGGGTTAATTTAA